The following DNA comes from Ardenticatenales bacterium.
GCATTTCCTCTCAAGCATTGGGGGGCATCGTTGGGTTGGAATGCCGGCATTTCCGCGCGCTTATTCCCTTGAGTCGAGTCTGGCCAAATCCACGCAGGGTGAGCGGCGTCGAGGCTTCAGCCGGCCAAGCCCCCTATGTGGGTCGGTTGAAGTTGCCACGTCACGAACACTCGCGTCCTGTACATGACAGGTGGGTAGTACCAACACCGTGTCGACAAACGTTCAACATTTGACTATAATCTAAAAACAAAGCCATACAGTTCGCCGGTACTTCGCTGCGCGACGAGCCGTGCGTATTTTTCGCCGTGGAATGTGCGCGAATTGAATAGTGTTGCAGCGCGTGAAAGGGTAGCGCGCTCCGCGTCCGCATCCGCGGACCGAGCCTCCACACCCATAAATCAACGGGAAAACATAATAATCCGAGCGAAAAGCACTTTGCCAGGGTGTTGTTTGCGCAGCCAGGGCGACATCCCGGTGAGAGGATCGCAGCGCCGTTAGCTCGTGCGTCGGCACGCTGCCTTTTTTTAGGACGCACTCCAGCGTCCTCCACTCTGCGTTACCGCATATGCCGGCAACGCGCCACAATATCAGAACCCGCGGAGGGAAAAATGAGAAAGATGTTTTTCGTTCTTCTGGTTTGTATGTTGTTTGTTGTTCCCGTGGCCTTTGCCGGGGAAGGTGCCGCCGCCACGCCAGACACGGTGGTGACAATTACGCCCAATCTGCCCACCGGTCAGCTTCTGGGCACGCCTATTCAGTTCACGATTTCCGTCGATGATGCCGATCCCTACCTGTATCGTTTTTCCGCCGGCAGACAGGGAGAAGCGATGCACATTATTTACGATTACACGCCGGACAATGTGCTGACGTGGACCCCCATTGAAGATGGCCTGTTCGTCGTGCAGGCCTCGGCCAAGAATCGGAACACGGGGCAGATCAGCACCACCTCCATCACCTACCTTATCCGGCCGCGCGCGCCCCTGTCGCCTGTTGTTTCGTTCTCAACCAACAACCTGGTGGCCCTGTACAGCGCCCCCAAGTGCCCGGCGGGGTATAAAATGCGCGTCGTCTTCATTGAGTTCCAGACAACGCGCCCGTCGTCCACCGACAAAAAACCGTGTGATGGCGCGCATACGATGAACTTCTACATTGGGGGGATGCACGAGGGGGGCCTCTACTTTATGCTGCACCAGGTGTACAACCCGCAGGGCAATCCTGTCGCTACGGGGCCAGTGAAGTACTTTATTGCCGGCACGGTCCCCCTCATAAAGCCGTTCGCCTACCCCTACGTCGCTCCCGGACCGCAAACAAGCTATGCGGAAATCCTCGTTCTGCTTTCTCCCATCAACGGCACCGACACAACCCCCGCCTACCCCCACGCGCGCGACCTGGGTGGGCGGATGGTCTGGTACTATGACCACAACGTGAACCAGACCCAGTTCATGCGCCCCGTTCCGGGCGGCACTTTTCTCATTCGCGCGGACCGCCCGGACGTGCAAGGGCAGATTATGCGTGAAGTAGACCTGGCCGGCAACGTGGTGCGGGAAACAACCGTGGAAGCCGTTGACGCGCAGATAAAGGCCATGGGGTTCACGGATGACTTTACCACGTTCCACCACGAAGCGCGGCTGATGGAAAATGGCTACTACGTCATGCTGGGCAACAACGAGCGCATCCTTGTTGACGTGCAGGGGCCTGGTCCCGTAGACGTCATTGGGGATTACATCGTGGTTCTGGACCACGAATGGCAGGTTGTTTGGGCCTGGAACGCCTTCGACCATCTGGACCCGGCCCGCCTCGCCATTCTCGACGAGCATTGCGTCAGCCAGGGGCCTGGTTGCCCGCCGCTGTTCCTGGACGTGATCGCCAACGACTGGACGCACGCCAATTCCGTGGCCTACACGCCCGACGGCAATCTGTTGCTCTCCATGCGCCACCAGGACTGGGTGGTGAAACTGAATTACGCCAACGGCGCCGGTGATGGCAGCGTGATCTGGCGCCTGGGACCTGACGGTGACTTCACGCTCAATGATCCGGACCCCAATGCCTGGCTGACGCACCAACACGACGCCAATTATGTTGCCGGCAATCAGATCGCGTTGTTTGACAATGGCAACACCCGCTGCGCGGCTGATCCGGAGCTTTGCTACAGCCGCGGGCAGGTATACCAGATTGATGAAGTGAATATGACAGCTTCGTTGGTACTGAATGCCGACCTGGGCAACTATTCATTTGCTCTGGGCAGCGCGGAGAAGTTGTCTAACGGCAATTACCACTTCAACTCCGGCATCCAGCCCGTGGGTACGTACCTGATCAGCACGGCGCAGGAGGTGTCGCCGGACGGAACAACCAACTACAGCCTGCTGCTGGAGTTAGGGGCGTACCGCTCGTTCCGCATGGTGAATATGTATTCAAAGCCGGGCAGCCCGCCGATCACGGACCTGATCAATCCGCTGGATTACGTCAACCCCGCGGATTAAGCCTGATCCGCGGGATCAGGTTCAGGTCTGAGTCGTTTTGGCGAAAATCTCCACGAGGAGTGACGTTTCCAGAAGGAATGTCACTCCTCATGCCGGCATCATTCAAAGCTTCACACTTTCCTGACAGGAGGGAACCCCATTATGAAGAAATGGTTATTACTGTTTGTGCTGCTGGGCGCGTTTGTGACTGGCCTGATACAGAAAACACGAACGACGGATGCGGCAAATGCCGGCACTTTTTCCGTCCAACTCACACCAGACATCCCCTCCGGGCAGCTCGTAGGCACGATCATTAACTGGACCGTCACCGCCGATCCGCCCGGCAATTATGAATACCGTTTTAGCTACCTGCCCTACGGCGACAACATCCGCCTGATGTATGATTTCCAGGAGAGCAACGTCTTCGAGTGGGCGCTCCTGGGTGATGGCGCGTATATGGTGGTGGCCACCGTGCGCGACCGCGACACCGGCGAAACGGTGCAGGCAACGCATGGCTTCTACTACCTGCCGCGCACCACCACGGAACCCGTGGTTTCCGAATCGGGGCATCCGTTGACGGCTTTATACAGCGCCGCGCCCTGCCCGGCGGGCCAATCGATGCGCGTCATATTCTGGGCGCGGGGCACGAACCGTGCCACGGCCACGAACAAGCAGTTGTGTGATGGCGTGCATAGTATGAATTTTTATATTGCCGGCATGTACCCCACGGCATTCTACTGGCTAAGACACGAGACCTTCGACGCGCAAGGCAACAGCCTCGGCTATGGCCCCCCGCGCTACCACATTACCCGGTTTATTCTCTACCAATTCCTGCCCCCCAACGACATCACCATTCCGCCCAACGGAGATACCAGCCTCTACGAGAACCTCATTCTCCACTCCGCGATCATTGGAACCGTGAACCATGACAACTTCCCCTACGCCACGGACCTCCTGGGGCGGCCCATGTGGGGCTACCTCCGCGAATTTTTCAATGCTGTCTGGCTGCTGCGCCCCATGCCCGGCGGCACGTTCACTATCATTCTGGATGGAGCCGATCGGGCAGACCAGGTGCTGCGCGAAGTGGACCTGAACGGCAACGTCGTGCGGCAGACGAACATCCCGCGCATCAACGAACAACTGGCGGACCTGGGACTGGAGCCGGCCACATCTTTTCATCATGACGCCACGCTGCTGCCTAACGGGGACATGGCCATCATCGCCAGCACTGAACGCATCCTCGTGGATGTGCAGGGACCCGGTCCCGTGGACGTGATTGGCGACTACGTGATTGTGCTGGACCCGAACTGGCAAGTGAAGTGGGCGTGGGACAGCTTCGCGCACCTGGATCCGGCGCGGGCGGCCGTGCTGGGGGAAACGTGCGTCAACGAGGGTCCGGGCTGCCCGCCCGTGCTGCTGGATGACATCGCCAACGATTGGACCCACTCGAATTCCGTGACGCCGACGCCCGATGGCCATCTGCTCCTCTCCATTCGCCACCAGGATTGGGTGGTGAAGATCAACTACGCCAACGGCGCGGGGGATGGAACCGTCTTCTGGCATCTGGGGCCGGCGGGTGACTTTGACCTGGGCACAGAGGATGACACGCTGTGGAATACGCACCAACATGACGCGCATTTCATCAGCGAGAATCAGATTATCCTCTACGACAACGGCAATACGCGCTGCGCGGCCGATGCGCAGCTTTGCTACAGCCGCGGGCAGGTGTTCCAGATCAATGAAGCGAATATGACGGCGTCATTGGTGCTGAATGCCAATTTGGGCACGTATGCGTTTGCGTTGGGCAGCGCGCAGACGCTGGCGAATGGGAATTATCACTTTGATTCCGGGATTCAAACGGGGGAGATGGTGAATTATTCGCTGGCGCAGGAGGTGCTGCCGGATGGGACGTTGAATTATGAGCTGTATACGGAAATGCCGGCATACCGCTCCTTCCGCGTCCCCAATCTTTACCTCACCAACGACCCCGTCCCCTTGCTGCCCCTGATCGAGCGATAACCGGCCTCTTCCCGGAAGCTTCGTCACAGATGATGCCCCTGGATAACAGCTTCCGGGAAGATGTTGCATTCGCGGAACGCCATTCCGCCGCTGAAAATGATCTTCCCGGAAGCTTCGTCACGGATGATGCCCCTGGATAACAGCTTCCGGGAAGATGTTGTCATTGATGGTGCGCCGCGGCGCATGAAGTTTCCTTCCTCAACGCGGCCTATTTATCATCCAGCGCGGCAATGCCCGGCAGTGTCTTGCCTTCCAGCAGTTCCAGGCTGGCGCCGCCGCCCGTGCTCACGTGCGACATACGCGCCGTCAGCCCTGCATTCTGCACCGCCGCCGCCGAATCGCCGCCGCCGATGATCACTTCCGCGCCGCCGTCGGCCAGGTCGGCCAGCAAGCTGGCGATGCGGTTTGTGCCTACGGCAAAGGGGCTGAACTCAAACACGCCCATGGGGCCATTCCAGACGACCAGCCGCGCTCCCGCCAACTGCGCCGCAAACTGAGCTACGGTTTGCGGGCCAATATCCAGGGCCATTTTGTCGGCGGGGACGCCAGATGCCGGCACAATCGCCCCCTCCGCATCCGCCGCAAACCGATCCGCCACCACCAGGTCTGCCGGCAGCACCAGCCGCTCCGCCGCCAGGTCCAGCAGGCGGGATGCCTCCCCCACCGCCTCCGCCTCCACCAGCGAAAGACCCATTTCGTACCCCTTCGCCCGCAGGAAGGTGTTCGCCATGCCGCCACCGATGAGGATCTTCTCCGCCTTTTGCAGCAGATTCTCAATCAGCTTAATTTTGTCCGAGATTTTCGCCCCCCCCATAATCGCCACGTAGGGGTGCGGCGGATTGGAAACCGCCTGCCCCAGCGCGCTCATTTCCTTGCCCATGAGGAAGCCGGCCACGGACGCCCCGCCCTTCGCGCGCATGGCGTGGGCCACGCCTTCCGTACTTGCTTCGGCGCGGTGCGCCGTGCCAAACGCATCGTTGACGTACACATCCGCCAGGTCTGCCAGCCGCGCGGCCAGGGCCGGGTCATTCTTCTTCTCGCCGGGATGGAAGCGCGTGTTTTCCAACAGAACCACGTCGCCCGGCTGCATGGCCGCCGCCGCCTGCGTGACGCTGTCGCCGACCACGTCGTCCATTTTGCGCACGGGGCGGTCCAGCAAGGCGGACAGTCGCTCCGCCACCGGATTCATGGCGAACTGCCGGTCCGCCTCGGACTTGGGCCGCCCCAGGTGGGAGCAGAGGATGATGGCCGCGTGATGGGCCAGCAGGTAGTTGATGGTGGGCAGGGCGGCGCGGATGCGTGTGTCGTCCGTAACGGTGATGTTGTCGTTGGGGTCCTTGCTACTCAGGGGAACGTTGAAGTCCACCCGCACCAGCACTGTCTTCCCACTTACGTCAATGTCGGTGATCGTTTTCTTGTTCATGTTTTCCTCTCAACCGGGGGCATGCGCTGCGCCAGATGTTTGTTTGACAGCCACCGCCCCGGACATATATTTCGGCTACCTTCTTGCGCCAGGACAAAAGCGCGTTTGTCGTCCAATTATAAAGGAGTTGCCCATAGGCGGCACGCGCCACAATGCGCGAACCCCAAATGGGCTGGCTGAAGCCGCCACTCCCCAAACGCCCATGTCCTGTAGGGAGGAAAATGGCTCTAAAGTACTTGTATGCCGGCATTATCCTCCCCATTTCTTCGATTGACACCCCACCTGAAAAACATATACTGATTGACAATCTGGCATTTTATGCCCATTGTAGAATAAAGTCCTATACACTTAATAACCGCCCAAAAATAACTTCACATTTCTTCGGACGGTTACTGACAAGCTGTCCGCACATTTAATTGCGGACGGCCACTTTAGGAACGGAAATTTTAAAAATAACGAAGTTGTTTCCTGACCGTTCCTTCAAACTGACTTTGCCATTCCATACTTTATTTCATCGTCAGTCTTAAGCCAGATTAGACCCATTTTCGGAGAGCGTTAGTCGGTCAGAAGAAGCCTGTTAGGGTTGCCATTTAAGTGCCTGGGAGGTAGCGATGTATCGTCGTTGGTTAAGAGCTGTCAGCAGTCTGCAGTTGCTGGCTATGTTGTTGGGCGTTTTTATCCCACTGGTCAATAATCCCTCGCGTGCGCAAGCACAAACGAATGACGTGGCAGTTTCATCTCCATCCGTGCCGGAGAGGGAGATGCCATCACCTGCGTCGTCGCCTTTCTCTTCTCCCGATCCGCAAACAAGCGCCATTGAGAAGGCGCTGAGTGGCATTGTCGATCCGCAAGGGCTGGTTCCCTTGTCTGCTGGTGCGATGGAGGCTGGTGGGAGACCGGATGCCGGCATTTCCTCCCCGCGCCTGCCGGATGAAGGCATCAACCCCACATGGCGGGTGCAGTCATTGTTGGACGCGGCAAACAGCGTCATTCCGGTTGTTTCCGTGCCCGCGGCTCCCGATCCCCTGGCCGATTTCCCCCGTAACGTAAATCCATCCGCGCAAACGATGCCGGCAGACGCCCTGGAAGCAGACCACGCGCCCGCGCCGGACGGACAACAACGCGCGCAGGGGCGTTTCTCCGCCAGCCATGCCGTGCGTGCCGGCAAACCCTTCGCGCCGCCATCTGTATCACCGTTGGCTGCCCTGGTTGACGCCGCGGTTCCCGCCGACGCAAATGTCCCCGCCACGCAAGAAGTAGGGCAGACCGGGGAAATGCCGGCAGCCGGTCCCTCATTGAAATCCGCTGAGACTGTCCAACTACCCCATCCCCACGCTATATCTCCCGACGATTTCCCTACGCCGTCTGCGGCAAACATTGTCAGTGGTACGGTTTTATTGGTGGAACCCATTAGTGAACCATCTGAATCGCCACCGGACATATTTTTCTCGACAATTATCTCCTATGACCATGCTGGCGATTTTGTTTCTCTATCTTCGACGTCAGACGGAACAGGCCTTCTATCCACGGATGATGCTTTTTATCTCGAAGTTCAACAACCAAACGGCACTATTCAATACTACTATTATGATTACAGTGCAGGTGGACC
Coding sequences within:
- a CDS encoding phosphoglycerate kinase produces the protein MNKKTITDIDVSGKTVLVRVDFNVPLSSKDPNDNITVTDDTRIRAALPTINYLLAHHAAIILCSHLGRPKSEADRQFAMNPVAERLSALLDRPVRKMDDVVGDSVTQAAAAMQPGDVVLLENTRFHPGEKKNDPALAARLADLADVYVNDAFGTAHRAEASTEGVAHAMRAKGGASVAGFLMGKEMSALGQAVSNPPHPYVAIMGGAKISDKIKLIENLLQKAEKILIGGGMANTFLRAKGYEMGLSLVEAEAVGEASRLLDLAAERLVLPADLVVADRFAADAEGAIVPASGVPADKMALDIGPQTVAQFAAQLAGARLVVWNGPMGVFEFSPFAVGTNRIASLLADLADGGAEVIIGGGDSAAAVQNAGLTARMSHVSTGGGASLELLEGKTLPGIAALDDK
- a CDS encoding aryl-sulfate sulfotransferase, with translation MRKMFFVLLVCMLFVVPVAFAGEGAAATPDTVVTITPNLPTGQLLGTPIQFTISVDDADPYLYRFSAGRQGEAMHIIYDYTPDNVLTWTPIEDGLFVVQASAKNRNTGQISTTSITYLIRPRAPLSPVVSFSTNNLVALYSAPKCPAGYKMRVVFIEFQTTRPSSTDKKPCDGAHTMNFYIGGMHEGGLYFMLHQVYNPQGNPVATGPVKYFIAGTVPLIKPFAYPYVAPGPQTSYAEILVLLSPINGTDTTPAYPHARDLGGRMVWYYDHNVNQTQFMRPVPGGTFLIRADRPDVQGQIMREVDLAGNVVRETTVEAVDAQIKAMGFTDDFTTFHHEARLMENGYYVMLGNNERILVDVQGPGPVDVIGDYIVVLDHEWQVVWAWNAFDHLDPARLAILDEHCVSQGPGCPPLFLDVIANDWTHANSVAYTPDGNLLLSMRHQDWVVKLNYANGAGDGSVIWRLGPDGDFTLNDPDPNAWLTHQHDANYVAGNQIALFDNGNTRCAADPELCYSRGQVYQIDEVNMTASLVLNADLGNYSFALGSAEKLSNGNYHFNSGIQPVGTYLISTAQEVSPDGTTNYSLLLELGAYRSFRMVNMYSKPGSPPITDLINPLDYVNPAD
- a CDS encoding aryl-sulfate sulfotransferase — its product is MKKWLLLFVLLGAFVTGLIQKTRTTDAANAGTFSVQLTPDIPSGQLVGTIINWTVTADPPGNYEYRFSYLPYGDNIRLMYDFQESNVFEWALLGDGAYMVVATVRDRDTGETVQATHGFYYLPRTTTEPVVSESGHPLTALYSAAPCPAGQSMRVIFWARGTNRATATNKQLCDGVHSMNFYIAGMYPTAFYWLRHETFDAQGNSLGYGPPRYHITRFILYQFLPPNDITIPPNGDTSLYENLILHSAIIGTVNHDNFPYATDLLGRPMWGYLREFFNAVWLLRPMPGGTFTIILDGADRADQVLREVDLNGNVVRQTNIPRINEQLADLGLEPATSFHHDATLLPNGDMAIIASTERILVDVQGPGPVDVIGDYVIVLDPNWQVKWAWDSFAHLDPARAAVLGETCVNEGPGCPPVLLDDIANDWTHSNSVTPTPDGHLLLSIRHQDWVVKINYANGAGDGTVFWHLGPAGDFDLGTEDDTLWNTHQHDAHFISENQIILYDNGNTRCAADAQLCYSRGQVFQINEANMTASLVLNANLGTYAFALGSAQTLANGNYHFDSGIQTGEMVNYSLAQEVLPDGTLNYELYTEMPAYRSFRVPNLYLTNDPVPLLPLIER